In the genome of Cryptococcus neoformans var. neoformans B-3501A chromosome 5, whole genome shotgun sequence, the window AAGTTTTCTATGTGTATTATCGTCCCTGTAACTAACAGTGAGCAGCATTCCAAGAATATACCAAGGCTATCGATTTGTGGAGTGTAGGCTGCATTCTTGCTGAAATGAGTAAGTGATAGTCCACTCTTGAAGAATGACGCAGTGCAGTTTTGATACCTATCGTAGTCAACGGCAAGCCGTTATTCCCTGGGAGAGATTACCACCACCGTAAGCTACCTAGAGCTCACATTAAATGGGGAGAACTGACTATATTTGTATTTTTCTGGTATCGCAGAATTATCTTTGATTTTACAAGTGCTCGGTACCCCTACTGTGTGTTTACTTTTCGCTTTCTTAATCGCGCAGCTAACGCGGAAAATGCAGATGGACGACTTCAACGAGATCACCTCTCAACGATCAAAGGATTATCTTGTAAGTCGTTCTCATTGATTTCGCAGATGCGTACATCTGCTAATTGTATTGTGTTTAGCGAGCACTAGAGTTCACCCGACGTCAAGACTTTTCTGCGATTTGCCCTAAAGCCAAGCCTGCGGCGGTTGATCTTTTAAAACAAACCCTCACGTGTGTTTTTCTATCATGACGTTGATACAAAAGTACTGACCTACAACGTTGGATAGCTTTTCCCCGTCCAAGAGGATCACAGTGGAAGAAGCGTTGATGCATTCTTACGTCGAAGTTTGTTCAATACTCTCTCCCAACGCGTCTATGAATGACTGACATGTTGCATGGATAGGCTTATCACGACCCGCATGACGAACCTAATGCTGAACCCCTAAAACCCGGATTCTTTGACTTTGAGTTCCATCAAGAGAAATTGAGTAGAGATCAATGGAAACGTTCGTATCccctccatctcatcacAAAGCTATTTCTGATCATTGGAATTTGTGTTAATAGGAATGATTTACGATGAGGTGCAAGATCCGGTAcccaccatcctctctcaATGGACGGAAAGCCATTAAGGGTTGCTCCAAGGTTGAAAAGTCGTTCGAAGATGCCCAAAGGAGAGAAACAGGGGCGGAGAAAtagaggtggaggttttCGAGGTTATAAATTAGTACACTATTATCCTTCTAGCGTTTCTTGTTTCTagtgttttctttttgtctCCTTGATCCACCTGTCATTTATTTCTGTTGGGTTGTGACTACTGGATAACCACCAATCACCTGGATACCTGTCATATATACCTGGATCATTCGATATACAGATACATACACTCCTCGTATATGTTTAGTATTACTGCGCTCATCCGCAGAATTGTGTCTTTTTGTGCATGGAGCTCTGTAACGTGTTTTGCGCTTTTGGCCACAGGCTGCATTGAGCAATGGTGCTAACCAGTGACAGGCTCAAGAATCATccgaaaaaaaaaaaccttATGGGATGGGTGCGCGACATTAAATGAAGAATAACCAAGATGGTTTGCGAAACATGCGAATTCATTGTCGGGCTGTGACCGAGTCCTCCAATTGGATTCAAAGAAATAGCACTGGGAGTTTTTCCTGTTGGTTGGAATACGGCTTTTGTAAACCAGCATCCCAGCTTTTTGGTTCATGGTTGACTGCATCGCCTAGCCTGAAACGACTATAGACAAATGATGATTTTACACTCTCGAAAGCAATGTCTATCATCtctgtttttttttttttcatgtttttttttctctcttttgcCCTTAATGGCCAACCCTTGTTGCAAATCCTTCGCTCTTTTATCCCCTCCATCCGTCCCTCTCCAAcctctcacttcttctccgatGATCGTGTACCAGTAGAAGAAGGGTTAACAGAACCAATCACACTATTCGTAGCAGCAGCCACCAATTTCCCTCTCTGCTCAGTTGATAATTTTGGGTACTTATCTGCCAAGGATGAATTGATTGTTGAGACGTACTCGTAAATGGAAGCTTCGAGGTCTTTCCAGCAGGTCGTCTCCATCGGGTCGTCCTTGGAAATGGTGGGGACGGTTGATTGTTGAGAGCTACTCATTACGTCTGTCACTTCTGTTTTGTGTTCTGTTTGCCTGATTTTAGGTCAATGTTTCTTTTCCAGTCACTGAATTGCGGGCTTTGTTGAATACTCTCGAAATTTGTTGAAGAGAGGCTCTTATTATATACCTTGGCCTCCCAGCTTCGCTTCGTCAGAGTCTGCCTTTGAAAGCTTTCGAAGCAGCTGACTATTACTGAGTTTCATTAGAAGTGTTCGGATCAAAGCTCAGAGATAATAATAGCTAGCGTTCGTAGCCTCTTGAGTATTTCCGGCCGGATCAAAGTTTATCATTATGACAACTGTCATACTTCCTTGGCTTTCCTTTTGTCTGAGTTTATGATAGCCTTTTCTCCATAATACCTGATTCCAAAATTTTTATTGCTCGCTAGAAGGTAACTCAGCATGAGAagctttgaggatgaaatcCAGATCCCCCGAGTTGCGAATGCACCGCCATCCCACTTACTAGATCCTAAAGGGAAGCTGTACAAGTCCACGCGTCTGGAATCTGAACACACCCTCTAGAGAACGATAATCAAAGGGACGGAGACTAGATGTTTCCGAGTGGGGTACCGagcgaagaaagggaaaaaaagtcaaaagAAGGGGTGGTTCAAGGGTGGGGTGAAATTCGACAAGGGTGAAGTAAAGGCGTCGCTCAGCGTTATGAATCTCTTGGTAACATCTTGTTTCCTTGAAGATGTTACAGCTGGGCATAGAAACAAGGACTTAGCGATGGTCACCGAGTTAATAAACAAATAGGAGGTATGATAAGAACTGGAAGACCCTTCAAACTTGGTCTGGTTTTTTGCTGATACCTGAAGGCCGCCTGTTCTGCAGTACATTTAGTCGTATCATTGCTTTCCAAAGCTCACAGTTTAAAGCCACTACCGTGCGCTGTACTTGCACGTCAGTATTGGTAGGGAGTCTCACGTCAAGATCCTTCGGCTCATTATATGATTTTTGATTAACCAAACTGCTTTTGGGCTATCTGTCGTTGCCTCGATGGGTCAGCGATCAGCTGGCGCCCAAGCCTCACAAtactttcttccttcttcagcccCGTGCTTTGTGCGTGGAATTTTGTGATTGAAAGTGTCGATAATGTTCCTCGGTCCCACCTTCCGTTACCATGCAGGACTAATAAGCTTTCCCGCCTTCCCCGTTTGATAAAGATGACGCATGCGCACTGGCAGCAGGTGGCAAGTCGCGGTGGGTTGCGAAATGTCAATCAGGCGTGAGGGATCCATGGTACAAGTTCAGTTTGATGCACGCTTAGATGAAGAGGCGGCAGAGCATGCACTGACCGTACGACCCAGCTTTCAAAGAGCTTTTGGGCTCGACTCCTACGAGAAAAGTGGATATGCAGAGCGTTCCCTGGGATGCCGGCATGAATGCTCATATATATGCTCAGAGCTATGGCTTTCCCTATGTCTGACGCGCGAGAGCGGGAAATGGGAACAGCTTTGATAGGCCAGAAAAAACCGGCATAGATAGGAACATCGTCGTACTTCATGCATAGCACACCCCCATCGGCGATGCATACAGCAACTGGCGACGACTCGCACGGCTGTGCTGGCGAAAATACCAAAATAAGATGTTGAATGCATGGAagacgaaaaaaaaagaataaaggaaatAGGAAATTGTGATTGCTGGTTGCGAAATTTAGCGTCTGGTTTCATCGCCTTAGTTGTCTTTTCCCtatcatctctctcttcatcaccaccaaacCATCTCTACACAATGCCGGCCTCTATCTCCCTTTCCACTTCCTATGCCTGGCCGGCACAAGCAACACACTCGCCTATACTTGTCGCCAGGCAGGACGCAGGTAACGGCACCACAGAACCATCCGCCGAAGCTTCTCAGGAGGCAGCACCATCCTCCGCCGCCCCCGCACAGTCGTCCGATGCCCAACAAGGTAAGTTCTCCTCCCCTGCATAGCATCAAAGTCGACGTCTTCGTTGATTTGACTCATACTCTGTCTCTTCGTCTGTGTATTGCCATTGACGTAAAGATTCCTCTCctgctgcttctgcttcgCCCACTCAAACATCTGAATTACAACCATCGCCGTCCTCGGATGATGCTGCCCAATCTACATCGCCTTCCCCTACACCCACATCCGACGCTCAAACGACCACTTCTGAAGCCTCTGCAGAACCTCAACCGTCATCAGCGGCACCAACTTCGGATCCTGCACCCTCATCCGAAGCCCCAGCGTCATCTGCACAGCCCACCTCTGAAGCTCAGCCTACAACATCAGAAGCACCACCCAGTTCTGCACAGGAGTCACAATCCGCCTCGCCTTCTCCgtcgccatcgccgtctGTCACTACCACAGCTAGCCCAAGTGAAAGTCCCAGTGCCTCACCGACTCCTAGTCCCAGTCAAAGTGCGAGTCCAAGTGCAACAGAAAGTGCGAGTCCTAGCGAGCAAGCAAGCAGTCAGGGCGTGACGACCATTTACTCTACCACGCAGCCTGTCTCTAGTCAAGCTGCTCAATCAAGCGCCGCACAAGCCTCCAGGCGAGTCTCACATTATCTTTACAGACAACGTCGCTGACGTACTCGCAGCGCAACCCCATCAACGACAGAAGTCACAACGGTGGTCGTCGGCGGCTCCACTACTGCATCTTCTACTGCTCAACAGTCATCCGCAGACCAATCATCTCGAGCTGGTACCCTGTAAGCTTTTCCTTATATACGTGACGCCATCGTAATTAATATCATCCAGAACCTCTACCATCGTCATTTCCGATACATCCTCTAGTCAAAGTACCGCGGCAGAATCAGCATTTGTCGCAACCACCACAGACTCCGCCGGTCATTCTATCACAACCACTCCCGCTTCTTACACCTCCTCCTATGTGACCACTTCCGATGGCGAAGTCTACACCGTCACCCAAATTGTCCACAATCCCACTGGCGCCCTCGACTCCGGTAGTTCGTCATCTGACTCTTCCACCAATACCTTTTTCAGCAACAAAGGTGCCGTTGCTGGAACGTTCGTTGTGGTCGGTCTTGTTGTCATCGGATTAATTCTCGCCTTGAGTCTGTTATGTTTCaggagacgaagaagacagaGACTCGACAGGGAGGTCACAGCGGCTGCCATGGCCGCCCCTGCAGGTGCCACTGGACGACCCCCTCTCGATGAGGATAAAGGCTACAATCCCTCTTCTGGCCCCCAAACTAGCGAATCGTACCCTTCTACCGCCAATCAGACACCCATGGGCCAGTACGATGGATACGGCGCAACTTACGGCGACCCTCATGGAGGTTACGACCCGTACGCAGCTGCAGCGGCCGGATATGGCGCGACGGGCGGATATGAAACCATGCAACCCGGCGGACAAGGGTATTATTATGACCCTCACGCTCCTCCAGAGCAGTATAGCGTCCCTGAGCAGTACAGTGATGCCCCAACGCATTCTGGTGAGGCGTATAGCGATGTACCGCTCAATGAAGAGGGGCAGCATTACTACTTTGACCCAAGCCAGGCGCATGCCTACGCAccggaaggagaaggttaTGGAGATGCTTATGGAGGGTACTCGGGAACAGAGGGAAGTGTTGGGACGCCGCAGCATGAAAGGGAAAACCCGTTACATGTAAGTGTAGGGAGTGTGACGGAAGTAAAAATGATTTGCTGATCGAGACGTAGGTTGCGAACCCTTCTCGGCAATAAATGGCATATGTAATATATCGATCTTTTACAATTTTTTTGCAAGTCATTTGTTTCCAACCATCTTGTTCTTCAACTGACCCCCCCTTCTCAGCCAAACATCCATTTCACAACAGATATCATATACGTCCCAAACACTCTTTTAGAATAAAGTTACGGACTCTCGGTAGGGATTATGTGGGTTTCAGCATGAGCctgtttttctttttttttgtgaTTTCTCACTACTATTCGcactttcctttcttttgctttttcgCTTCTTTATAATTCAAAAAGCCAGTCCCTGGATCAAGCCCCAGGCTGAGCTAGTCCTTCCATCTGAATGCTGCACTCGCATCCGTGTCCGTTCCTTTCTGTAGCCTCGTACTTGTAGCTTATCTATCAGCTGATGCctgttttttttctctctccaagGATATCTaaatgcataggataaaatctgcttcatcttgcATGACAGACACTGCTCTATACCGCGAATGGGTATTTCTTCGGATTGTGGCAGTTTCTCCGCGATaacctccactttccacGACCACTTGGATTCTTGCACCGTCGGTCAACAATCAACAATAGCCGTTTTGCACCAGATCCTGCTCATCCATCCAACGAGGCTTTCGTTTCCCCACAAGGGGGAGCAGTTCTTGAATTACTTTGCTACGCTGTTGTTTGCTTTCATTTTCTTACTTTCACCATCTCTCAAGGTGCTTTTGCTTTAGCTTTACTTCGAGTACGACCGAGCACCACCAGCAGACcttgttctttctgccaTCCACTGCCAGAGAAGACCAATTAATCAACTATGCCCCAACCACccatcctcccctccctcttccctcgcGAACCAGCtacatcctccaccgcttcctcctcttcctcttccatttccctcccctccctcctctccatcctcctccctttgCTCATGCTTCTCCTGGCTATCATCACTCTAGGAGTGTACAAATACGTAGGATGGAGACGAGGTAAGAAATTGGATGAAGCAGTGGAAAAGCATGCGAGGGAGGTGGAGCAGAGGCGAAAGTTGGCGAAAATTAGGTATGTGTATGGTACGCCTGGCATGTACGGCAGTGGGTGTGATGCAAATGGGAGAATGGACGGTCCACCGGTCGGATGGTGTGAGTATTggttttctttcttttttcccttgGTTTGCTTGTTTGTACCTGGCTTTGTTTGGGGTGTGCTTCTCGATAAAATAATTGACTGACCGAATGGGGGATTCCATTGGGCAGGTACTCAAAAGTGGCTTGAAGCCGCCGACGCGAGACGGTCATTCATCAGTCTTTCCTCTCTGTCAGGCAAGTTCAATTTCCCTTTTCCATTCGGTCTGATTTTTGAGCCCAGGCGCCAGCTGACTCTCTTGATCCACGTCTGCTTGAAACAGCATCTTCGTCGcgtccctcttctttggttGACATTGGAAACAAAATCACCACTGAACCAAAGGGTGAGATCAAAGGGCAGGGATCAGACCAGAAACGCTATTCGCAACTGTATCAACAACTTCAAAGCTATCGTCCAAGCCTTCATACCACGGGAGGTTCTCCATCGTACCATGCCCTCCCGTCGCGCACTGATGAAATCCCTCTGAGCCCGGATCAGTATGATCATACAAGTATGTCCTGTCTTGTTTATCGCTTGATATTTCCATGCAAAAAAGTGCACACAATCAGGTGCTGATATGGCTCGAAAATTGATCGTCCAGCTCCTAACCCATCTttccaaccttcctcctgccCTCCTACCAAAGAAACCCCTACCACCCCACCTCAATCCCAACCTCAAAGTACTGCTGCTACCACTGTCATGGCCGCCGCACCTTATCCGTCTCCcccctctcttccattgcCTGCTTTTGGGCTTGGCGACGATTCCCGTATCGAGTTTGAAGATGCCATGCCGTCTGGCACCTTTGCTTTGAAACCTACCGCTCCAATAAGAAGATTTGAGCAGAGGACGTCGCCTTTGAAGAGACAGTTCAAGATGGAATCAGTTGGGGATGGTCGAGGTAAGAAAGAATTGATAAGAGGCAGATTATTTGAGGAGAAGTCTAGCCTTGGATTGAGCGGAATTGAGAAACAGACCAGTACCTGTAAGTATCGCTTGGAATTTATCcccaatcttcttttccgtAACAGCGTCGCCGCCAGACAAAGCTGATCAAGACCTTCTTCCCCTATGCCCATAAACTTGATTAATCCATCATTTTGCATTTTACAAAGCCACCTTTAACACCGGTATCACGCCCATCGAAGACGACTTTCATACCTCGTTGATCCACGGACCCGGCATTTCCGATCAGAGTGATCATTTGGAGTTTACAGATGCTGATAGCTCTGTGACGACCCGATAATTGGGATGATAAGAGAGTTGGGGATGAGGCACGGGTGCGTTTTGTCCATGTCCGGtatgggaggaaggaaatgtCTAGGGTGTCTTGTGGATACACGCATGCATGTAGCGTTTGTTGTTACCATGAATTGTAATACATCCGTCATCCGTAGACTTCTTCATTTGAAACCCGGCGGCGATCACGCGTGACGGTTAGTCACCGGCATTATTCGCCCATATGGTGCACATTCCAGGCACGGGTGGGGTTCTTTCGGCGCTTCATTTTTGGATTACGGCCACTCGAGTCCGTCCATTCGTCGAATTCAGCTGTTTATTATCTATCGACTCGCACTCGCCCCTGGGCGTCTATTGTCTTCTCGATGTACCTATATCAATCTTCCATCCATACTCTTTTTTCCATTCATACTAACCCACCAAAACCATCTACGATCGACTTACAATGACATCCTCCCCTACCCCTACTGCACCCTGTCCGATCCTTATCGACACTTCCGGCGAACCGTACATCCCGATCCCCTCTCATCCCGAACTCAAGCTCACCATGAGAAAGGAATCAGATATCGATGATCTCGTAcgttttccttcctccttcaatTCCTCCTCAAAGGGCATGCCCTTTTATCTACTGCGTCTCAAATAAAACAAGGGCGGGGAGGAAAAAGTATATAGACGCGATAATAAACGTTGATCGAAGTATGCGTGAGCTAATGTTCATGTACCCGGTCTACAGCTCGTACTGTTCAACACTCCTGAAATCGGTAAATGGTTCTGGCGTCGTCCATTCCCGTACGTCCAACATGCTTTTCATCAAGTCCTAACAAGTTCATCAATTTATCTTTCCATTATACACGGCTAACGGTCGAATCAAACAAGGTATAAACCCTCCGACGCTGGCGTGTTCATGTCCCCCGTCCCCCGTTTCGCCACATacatctccaccaccctcctcccctcccttcctttcccgCCCTCCCCACCCTTACCGCACGCCGAAAActtctttccattctcTGTCCTTCGTACCGCTTCGGACGGCAAGATGATCGGCATTGTCTTCCTCAGCCCTGGTGCCGAGGACaagggaggggaagaagggacatGGGAGTTGGCGTACGATTTGTTACCTGCTTGGTGGGGTAAAGGTGTGGGGACCGGGATGATCAATGCTGGATTGGGGTATTTGGAATGGATAGGCGCAAAGAAGGTTGTCGCTGTAAGTttaatatatatatatatatgtataaAACATCATTCACATGAAAACAAGAGCTGATAGAACTCGTCATTTTATAGTTCCATGAACCCGAGAACGCAGCGTCCGGTGCAGTACTTTGCAAAACAGGTTTCACGCGAGTGGAGGATAAAAAGCTTATATGGCCCGAAGAGAAAGGTGGCGGTGAACGAGTGGTTTACGGTTGGGAGAAAAGACTGCTGAGGCACTAGCCCCCCGGACTGTTACAAATCTAGTGGCGGATAGTAATATTCATCTTGTGATGTGATGTGTTGAAAAACTCAATAAATCCTCCAAGGAAACAGATCTGGATCGCAGCATGCATGGATGACAGAGGCGCCATGCTCCGCCTCTATATAACTCTACAAGTCACCCCCTTCCtataaaaataaaaaaaggaataaataaaaaagaaggagaggtagGATGTGATGATTTACAGATACGCCCTCACCAAACCCTTACCGGCCTCTGCCGCCATCCCCTTGGCGATCCCCTCCACCGTCCCTCCGAGAcacaccatctccaacctACTCGGCTCCTTTGTCCCGCCGCGAATCTCCTGCGGTATACTAGGGAACTCGCTGAgacccatcttcctccgcctcgcattctcctcctcgcgATCCCTGATTGCCTGCTCGTGCTTTGTCTTTTCTCGGGCGATCTGACGGGTGAGGAAGGCGATGTTGTTGGCTTCGTGAGAGTGCAGGGTAAGTGCGTCGAGTGTGTTTTGGAGGTAGGCGGTGAGTGATCCAGGGAGGGGATTGATGAGGGGagcaaaggaaggaggaaggggcaCAGACGGGTTGGTGAGTGAGGGAGCAGAGGTCtcagagggagaaggagtgtTGAGGGTGGAAATAAAAGCGTTGACGAGTGAGGGGGAAGTAACGGTGATGGGGATCGACGTGAGCAAAGTGGAGGCAGTGATCCCTTGCTCTATGAGGACCTGACCGTCCCATCGGCCCAACTTGGCAGCTTCGCGCGCACCGTCTGCAAGCCTGTACGCCTTGACGCTCACGTCACCGCCATTTGACCGAGAGGCATCGTGGACGACGAGGATCGCCTTGCCTCGCCCCGCAGCCTTTTCGACGGCAGAGAGAAGCTCGATAGATACTCGGGTAGCGAAACCACCATTGTGGGTGGAGAGGTAGATGCCAACAGGGGAATCGGGAGTGGAGACGGTACCGAGTCGACTCAAAAGTTTGGCAGAATACGAGTTGGCTAGAACcggaaaaaaaggagagataCAGTCAGCGccgctttttttttcttgttTTACATATTCTTTCGAAAATCCGCTGCGTGGtattaaaaaaaaaaaaaaaaaaactcacgACCCAAGCTTGTCTCTCCGCCGGGCAAGGCATAACAgtcctcaacctccatcACACCATCCAGATCCAAGCCCAACAGCACACCAAGCGCATCCACATGGGAAGAAAGTTCGGTGGAGGGCGGCGGGTTCCTATCTTGCTGGAGGACAGAAGCGGGCGGAGCGGGCAAAGAGTCGGTAGAGTGCTTCATCATTTTGAGGAAAACCTATTTTCCACCACGAATCAGCACTCGTGCACCCGTTTTGTCTTGCTGTTCGTGCCAGCGCTGACATGATAGGAGGGAAACCCAAGGCGACTTTGCGACTTACGAGCGAGCTGAGCGAGACATTCTCGACTTCCCTGGCGGCCTCCACATCGACAACGCCTTCGAGCCGTTGCGGGACTTTTGAGGGTTGCTGGGCAGCGGGCTGGGGGGTGGCCTGTGTGGAGACGGCGGCGGGGAGCGAGGCCGCAAGAGCGGCAGCCATAGAAGTCATCTCGGATGGGTGTTTTTTGGTGCAAGTAGGTGAGCGCCGTATCAAGAGAACAATGAAGCCAGCAAAGTTGGCGGCGTTTTCGGAGTTTTACCACGCGCCACACGTGTGCCATATCACTTTGCG includes:
- a CDS encoding hypothetical protein (Match to EST gb|CF188462.1|CF188462), with amino-acid sequence MTSSPTPTAPCPILIDTSGEPYIPIPSHPELKLTMRKESDIDDLLVLFNTPEIGKWFWRRPFPYKPSDAGVFMSPVPRFATYISTTLLPSLPFPPSPPLPHAENFFPFSVLRTASDGKMIGIVFLSPGAEDKGGEEGTWELAYDLLPAWWGKGVGTGMINAGLGYLEWIGAKKVVAFHEPENAASGAVLCKTGFTRVEDKKLIWPEEKGGGERVVYGWEKRLLRH